The genomic interval GAAGAAGCTTCCTGAGGGAGTGTACGTGCTTGCTGAGGATCTCCATCTGCAGAGGATGGTCTCGGACCTGGTTCTTGACGTGAAGCAGACCGGCAATCTTGTGCTGGTGAAGGCATCGACGGGCACCGCTTCCGGTGTTGCCGCGGCACTTGATGCGGCCGAAATCGACGGAATCCTCGGCTCCGTCGCCGGCGACGACACCATCCTGGTGATCACAGTCGGCGAGGCCGAAGCACGGCTGCTCGTGGACACACTCGACAAGTTTCGCGGCGCCGTCTAGAGCAGACGGGTCGTTACCGTTATCGGAAAGGAATCGCACATGGCTCGGGAGAAAGTAGTTCTGGCGTACTCCGGTGGTCTTGATACGTCTGTTGCCATTCAGTGGCTCAAGGAGAATCACGACCTTGACGTCATCACGCTTGTCGTAGACGTTGGACAGGAGCGTCAGGATCTCGAGTTCGTCCGCCAGAAGGCGCTTACCATCGGCGCGGTAGAGTCCGTGTGCAAAGACGTTCGCGAGGAGTACGTCGAGGAATTTCTCGCCAAGGCGCTGCGTGCCAATGCGCTCTACGAGAACAAGTACCCGTTGCTCTCGGCGATGAGCAGGCCGATCATTGTGAAGCACCTCGTCGAGGAGGCTCATAAGCACGGCGCGCGTTTCATTGCGCACGGCTGCACCGGCAAAGGCAACGACCAGGTGCGCTTCGAGGTCGGAGTCGCGGCGCTGGATCCGGACTTGGGTGTGATCGCTCCGGTCCGTGACTGGGAGCTTCGGACGCGTGACGAAGAGATGGTCTATGCGGCCGAGCGCGGGATTCCGGTACCGACCACGAAAGACAGCCCATATTCGATCGACGACAATCTGTGGGGCCGAGCCATCGAATGCGGGCAGCTTGAGGATCCGTGGATCGAACCGCCGGCGGACATCTACACGCTGACAAGCGACGCCCGCGCCGACGCGTGCAGCGAGGCCGAGTATGTGATCATCAGCTTCGAGGAAGGCCTGCCGGTCGCTATCGACGGCAAGACCGCGAGTTTTCACGAGATCATCATTGCGATGAACGACATCGCCGGTCGACATGGCTTCGGTCGCATCGACATGATCGAAAACCGCCTCGTCGGAGTGAAGAGTCGCGAGGTCTACGAAGTCCCGGGCGCTTTGACGCTGATCCAGGCTCACAAGGCGCTTGAAGACCTGTGTCTGGAGCGTGAGGTATTGCACTACAAGCTGGGTGTGGAGCAGAAATGGGCCGAACTCGTCTACAACGGCTTGTGGTTCTCTCCGCTCAAAGAGGCGCTTGATGGCTTCATTGACACCACCCAGAAGCTTGTCACGGGCGATATCAGGCTGCGGTTCTTCAAGGGTAGTTGCGTGGTCGTCGGGCGTCGCAGCCTTTACTCCCTGTATGACTACAATCTCGCCACGTACGATGCCGCTGACTCCTTTGACCACAAGGCGGCCCGCGGTTTCATCGAGCTGTGGGGGTTGCCGACGAAGGTCTGGGCCCGCCAGCGCCGCAAAGTCGGCAAGGAAGGGGAGGTCTAAAGATCGTGGCTGACGCCAAGACGCCCTGGGGCGGACGGTTCGAGAAATCCCCTGCCAAGTTCCTCGAGGAGTTCGGCGCCTCACTGCCTGTCGACAAGCGCATGTGGGCCGAGGACATCCGCGGCTCGATCGCGCATGCCCGGATGCTGGCGAAGCAAGGCGTGATCACCGAGGCCGATGCCGATGCGATCGAAACTGGCCTCTCGGCGATCTACCGCGAGATCAAGGCGGGCACCTTCGCGTGGGTTCTCGGCGACGAGGACGTCCACATGGCGATCGAGCGCGTCCTGACCGAGAGGATCGGCCCGGCAGGCGCACGGCTTCACACCGGCCGCAGCCGCAACGATCAGGTTGCCACCGACACGCGCCTGTACGCGAAACGCGCGGCATCCGAACTCGCTGAAGCCGTGATCGAGTTACGGCAGGTGCTCATTGGCGTCGCGCAGGATAACTCAACCGCCGTCATGCCGGGATACACCCACCTGCAGAAGGCGCAGCCGGTGCTGTTCGCCCACCACATGCTCGCGTACTCGTGGATGTTCGCGCGCGATCTGACGCGGCTGCGTCACGCCCGCGAAGCCGCCGACGTCCTGCCGCTCGGCAGTGCCGCGCTCGCCGGGACGACATACCCGCTGGATCGCGAGTATGTTGCCGCCAGACTCGGCTTTGCCGAGGTGTCGGCGAACTCCATGGACGCGGTGTCGGATCGCGACTTTCTCCTCGACCTTTGCTATGCGTGCTCGGTGTGCCAGCTGCACCTCTCAAGGCTCGCCGAGGAGATCGTTCTGTGGTCGACCGACGAGTTCGGCTTCGTCACGCTCTCAGATGAGTTCTCGACGGGTTCAAGCATCATGCCCCAGAAGAAGAACCCGGACTTCGCCGAGCTCGTTCGCGGCAAGACCGGCAGGGTAATCGGCAATCTAACGTCGCTCATGATCACACTGAAGGGGCTGCCGCTGGCGTACAACAAGGACATGCAGGAGGACAAGGAGCCGGTATTCGATGCGATCGACACGGTATCGTCGTCCCTCCGCGTGATGGCTGGCATGCTTTCGACCATGCGGGTCAACGAGGACCGCATGCGCGCCGCATCCGAAGGCGGATTCATGGCAGCCACGGATGTGGCGGACTACCTCGTCGGCAAGGGCATGCCGTTCCGTCAGGCCCACGAGGTCGTCGGGCGTCTCGTTCTTGCATGCGAACGTCAGGGTCGCACTCTCCAAAGCCTTACCACCGAGGAGTTCGCGGCGCACGCGCCGGAGCTCGGACCGGCTGTCCTGGAAGCCGTGGACATCGACAAGGTCGTCGCGCGCCGGATCACCACCGGTGGCACCGGACATGAAGCCGTCGCTCTTCAGTTCGATGCCGCGCGCGATGTTCTTGCGGCCGATAAGGCGTGGCTCGAGTCCGTTACCGGCTGATGGCATCCCGGTGACGAGGCCGAGCAGGACTTCCGACCCGAACTCCCCCGAGGGATCTCCGGGTCGGAAGCGCGCTCTCACTCCTAGGGAGTAGGTGTCGTTGGGCCTGACCCGCCGGTGCCCGAGGTTGGAACGCTCGGTATCGTGGGCTGGGGGCCGCTTGACACGGTGACTATGATCTTGCCGTTGACGTTCCTCTGACTGATGATCGTACCGATCGGGAGATCCGACCACACGTACTCGATCATGTCGGGCGTAAGTGATCCCACGGTGACAGGTATGTTGAACTTCGATGCGTCGTAGGCTGGAGTTCCAGCTGACGGGAAATCGAGCACCGGCTGATCCGCCAAGGCCAGCTTCATATAAGCCGCCCAGATCGGTGCCGAGACACTCCCGCCGTACGCGACAGTGCCGTTGACGTAGATCGTGCGCTCGGTGGGATATCCCACCCAGACCGAGGTCACCAGTTGCGGCGTGTAGCCGACGAACCACACGTCGCGACTCTGTTCACTGGTACCGGTTTTGCCCGCCGCAGGACGATTGATATCGGCACGGGTGCCCGTTCCGTAGTCAATGACGCCGCTGAGGAGGTCGGTCGTTGCCCTAGCGATCTCCGGTGTAACCACACGATTGCCCGTGGGCTTTGCTTCGAAGACCGTCGCTCCGGTGCGATCCGTCACCTTCGTGATCATCGTCGGTGCGTAATGGATCCCGCCGGTCGCTAACGTTCCATACGCGGAAGCCATTTCAAGGGGGGTGACACCGGCGGCCCCAAGTGCGATGGCCGGGTACTCTGGAATGGGGGTGGTGACCCCCATTTTCTTGGCGGTTGCAGCCACATTCTTGATCCCCAGCGCCATGGCGACGCGAGCGAACACGGTGTTCACGGAGCCGGCTGTGGCGCTGGCAAGTGACATCATGCCCGAGCCTCCACCTTCCGAGTTGTTCACCACCCACTCTGTGGGGGTGACCGCGAAGGTGGCAGGGGATGAAGAGTCGATTTCGAAGGTCGGAGGCATCCCCTGCTCGAGCGCGGTCACGAGCACAAATGTCTTGAACGAAGAACCCGGCTGCCGGAGCGCCTGTGTGGCTAGGTTGAACTTGCTCTGGCTGTAGTCCCGGCCACCAACCAGTGCCTTGACGTAGCCGTTCTGAGGATCGATGGACACGAGCGCGACTTCGGGATCCTGCGGCGTGCTGAGCGTGGCGTGTGCGGACTGCTCGGCGTAGCCCTGAAGACGGGTGTCGAGGGTTGTGTAGACGGTCAACCCTCCTCCGAAGACAACCGATTGCGGGAACTGCTGCTGGAGCTGCCTCTTGACTTCGGACACGAAGTACGGCGCCGCGTAGATTCCCTCAGTAGGCTCGTTGTTCCGCTTGAGCACGAGCGGTACCGCGACGGCGGCCTCGTACTCGGCCTGAGTGATGTACTTGTTATCGAGCATTTGCTCAAGGACGATATTTCGGCGGGCTAACGCTCCCTTGGGGTTTGTGTAGGGATCAAGGGCGCTTGGCGCCTGGGCCAATCCCGCGATAGTCGCCGATTCAGCCAGAGTCAATTCGCTCGCGTTCTTCGAGAAATAGATCCGGGCGGCGGACTGGGCGCCGTAGGCGCCTTCGCCGAGGTAGACCGTGTTGAGATACATCTCCAACACTTGCTGCTTGCTGAACTTCTTCTCGATCTCAAGCGCGAGGAAAGCCTCGCGGACTTTGCGTTTCAGCGTGATGTCGGTGCGCTCATCGATCAGGATGGTGTTTCGGATCAGCTGCTGGGTGATCGTTGACGCGCCCTGAGGAGTGCTTGCGTTGGAATTCGTGTTTGTGACCGCCGCGCGCAGGATACCCACCGGATCCACGCCAACATGCTGGTAGAAGCGTTCGTCCTCGACTGCGACCAAGGCGTCCGCCAGATCGGTCGCAATCTGCGACATCGCCACAGATTCGCGGTCTTGGAGGTAAAGCCTTGCGAGCAATACTCCGTCCGCCGAGTAGATCCGTGTAGGCTGCGTGACGTCGAAGGCGGTCTGCGACGAGTAGTCGGGGAGATCCTTCAGCCACCCCTGAACAAGCGTCAGCACCGCCATTGAGGCGATAACCGCAACAACAATCAACCCGGCGATCAGCGCCGTGCCGATACCCAGTGCGATCTTGCCGTACGGCGCCTTCTTGTTGCGGCGCACCTTCGCGCGTCTTCTCGACATACTCCTCGCAATCCAACAGTGATGTTACATTGGTGCTCTACCGGGCGAAATGCATGCCATCGGCCAGGTTTGTTGTCGGCCTGTCAATCAGTATCGGAGAAACCGTGACCGCTTCTCGGACAGATGCCCCCGAACTTCTTGCCCCCGCCGGTTCCCTTGAGGGGCTTCGAGCCGCTGTGGCGAATGGTGCCAATGCGGTGTACCTCGGCGTCGAGGAGTTCAACGCACGGCGCGGCGCCGAGAACTTCAAGCTGGAAACCCTGTCAGATACCTGTCGGTATGCGCACTTGCACGAGGTTAAAGTGTACCTGACTGCGAACGTGGTCGTATTGCAGCACGAACTGACCGACATTTTGAACATGGTGGACAGGGCGTGGGAGTCGGGAATTGATGCGGTCATCGTACAGGATCTGGGTGTGCTTCTCGCTATCAATCGCACTATGCCGCATGTCCGGGTGCATGCATCGACGCAGATAAACGCGCACAACTCAATGACGCTTGGAACGCTTGCATCGATGGGGGTCAGCAGGGCGACCCTGGCGCGCGAGGTCTCCATCGAGGAAATTGCGTCCTTCGCCCGCCGAGACGACATCGAAGTAGAAACGTTCGTCCATGGAGCACTCTGTGTGTGCCACTCGGGGCAGTGCCTCATGTCGTCGGTGATCGGCAGACGCAGTGCCAACCGCGGGCTCTGCGCTCAACCGTGCCGCCTGCCCTACGAGCTGCTGGACCGCGAAGGCGCACCAATCGAGACGCCGGGTGCCCACTTGCTGTCGCCGAAGGATCTTGCCGGCATAGGCATGCTTCCGGATCTCGTCAGGGCCGGGGTTGCGGCCCTCAAGATCGAAGGTCGCATGAAGAGCGCCGAGTATGTCGCGCTCGTGACAGGCACCTACCGTGCGGCTCTCGACCGCGCGGTCGCCGATCCTGAAGGCTTCTCGGTACGGGACGGAGAGCAGGCGGTACTCGAGGAATCGTTCTCGCGCGGATTCTCGCAGGCGTACCTTGTCGGTGAGCGCGGGAACGCCATGATGAGCTACCAGCGACCCAACAATCGTGGCGTTCCCGTTGGGCGTGTCGTCTCAGTTGCCAGCGGCCTGGCTACGATTGACTTCGGAATCTCGGTCGATGCCGAAGACACGTTGGAGTTCTGGACCTCAGCCGGTCGCTTTGCCCAGGCGGCCGGCCCCCTTGAACTGGCTGGTTCGGTCGTTCGCGCTGTCCCGGCAGGGGCACGGGCGGCGCTGAGGCTCGAGCATTCCGCCATTGCCGGGGACAGGGTCTTCCGTGTACGCAATGCATCGCTCACTCAAGCCGCTCGGCGCACGTTTGCCGCCTCCGGTGATGCCGATTCGATGCCGCTGTCGTTCTCGGTGCGTGTTGTCGCGGCCAGTCCGCTCAGCGTCGAGGTGCGTGACTGTCGGGGCGTAGTCGGGGTGGCCGAGGGCCCGATTGTTGAGCCTGCTCGCACCAAAGCCGTGACTGCCGAGGAAGTCGCCGAGCACATCGGGCGCCTGGGCGGAACTCCATATTGGATAGAGGCGTGGAATCTCGAGATGTCACCGAACGTCGGAGTGGGGTTCTCGGCGCTGCACCGAGTGCGCCGAGACGCCATTGAGGCCTACGAGAGCGCCTTGCTTGCGCCGTGGCGAGACCGGCGGCGCGTCCATCCCGCGGTTCCCGCGGTGATGGGGGGACGGTCGAGAGCACCCCGGAGACAGCCGCTTGTCTTTGCGGCGGTGGAGGACTCGGACGTGGCCAAAGCATGTTTGGAGGCCGGAGCTGATTTCGTCCACATCCCGACCTATGCACTCAGGCCACACGATGCCGAGCTTCCGGGCATGGTTCCCCTGCTGCCGCGTATTGCCCACGATCGGGAATGCGGGGCCATACTCTCCCATGTGCGAGAAGGGGGAAGAGTCGTGGTCGGCAATCTCGGCCTGCTTGCCGAGGCCTCACGTCGGGGCGCAGCCACGGAGGCGCATTGGTCCCTAAACGCTTTGAACTCGCTTTCGGTGGAGCAGCTTGCGGGGATGGGGGCATCGCTGGTCTGGCTCTCGCCGGAACTGTCCGGTCACCAGATCGAGCAGATCGTTTCCGCCTCGCAGGTCCCAGTCGGAATCGCCGTATACGGCCACCACGAAGTCATGGTTACCGAGCACTGCGTGCTGATGGCTGAGGGCGATTGTAAGAGGTCCTGCGGCACCTGCTCGCGCCGCAGGACGAAGCATACCCTTCGGGACCGAAAAGACTACGAGTTCCCGATTCAGACCGACACCACGGGACGCACGCATATCTACAACGCGGTCCCCCTCGATCTGTCTGCGGCATTGCCTGAACTGCTGGCGACGGGCGTTGAGGCACTGCGCCTCGATCTGGCAGTCGAGTCGCCTCAGGAGGCCGCGCAGCAGGTCCGGCGGGTGCGGATGGCCCTGGGGATCGCGCTTGCGGGGAGTGTGCCTCCACGGCGCGACGATGGAGTGGCAACCACCACAGGGCATTTCTTCAGAGGCGCGATCTGAAGCTCAAGCGCCAAACGCTACTGTATCTTGATGGTCTTTGTGATCGTGGTCGCCTGGCCGCTGTTATCGGTCACCTTGAGAGTGACTTTGTGGTCGCCGGTGGTCTTCCACTGGTGAGTCACTTTCGTTCCGTTGCTCGGCAGGGTGCCATCATCAAACTCCCAGTACCATTCGACGACCGTTCCGTCGTCCTTCGAAAGTGAGCCGTCGATAGCGACGGATTCATTGACATTTGCAGTGACGGGTATGGAGAACTCCGCAGTCGGTGCCTTGTCGGCGGGGCTTGCGGCAATTGTCACGGTAACAGCAGCTCCCTCTGTGACTGAGCTTCCAGCCGCTGGAGTCTGTGCGGCAACCGTGCCCGCCGTCACACCGCTCACGCTCTTCTCGAATATAGTCGCTGCCAACTTCAGGTTGCTGAGCGCCGTCAACGCCTGTGCCTTGGTCATGCCCACAAGGTTGGGCATCGTGATGGTAGTGGGTGCTACGTGCAGAGTGCAAGACGTGAGTTGAGTTCCTGCGAGGAAGAGCGAGTCTGCTGTCTTGGGACAGCTGGCGGTTGCAGCAAGGCCGGTATCCTGGCACACCGTGATCTTCGTGAGACCTGATGGCTGAGTGAAATCCTGCGCCGGGGTCGAGGCTAGGGCGGCCTTCATGAACTTGGCCCACATGGTTGCCGGGAATGAGCCTCCGGTGACCAGTTTCCCATGGACATTCGTCATGGGCTTCTGCGAGTCCACATATCCCATCCAGACTGCTGTCGCCAATTGCGGGGTGTAGCCGACAAACCACGCATCGGCGTTGTTCTCGGTCGTGCCGGTCTTGCCGGCGGCAGGGCGGCCGATTTGAGCGCCGGTGCCGGTTCCTTTGCTGATGACGCCTCTCAGGATGTCCGTGGTCAGATACGCGATCGCGGGATTGATCACTTGGCTGGTCTGGGGCTTCGCCGAGTACAAGACCTTGCCTGCAGCGTCTTTGACCTCGGTGATGCCGTATGGCGCTGCGTAGGTCCCGTTTGTGGCCAAAGTGGCGTAGGCAGCAGCCATCTCCAGGGGATTCATGTCCATGACACCCAGTGCGATTGCGGGAACTGGCGAGATTCCCGTGTGGATGCCCATCTTCTCGGCCGTCTGGACAACCTTCTGGGGTGTCACCTGAATAACAAGTTGTGCATACACCGCGTTGACCGATTGCTCGGTTGCGACCCTCAGGCGCAATGGCTCACCAGTGCCGCCTGGCTCTCCTTTGACACTCCAGATCTCATTGCCCACTGGCAGGTCAATCGCGGCAGATGAGTAGGTCTGTTCCGGACTGATCCCCTGCGTCAGCGCCGTGATCAGAACGAAAGGCTTGAAGGTGGACCCCGGTTGACGTCCCTTGCCCACGGCTGCGTTGAACTGCTGGGTCTTGAAGTCGCGGCCGCCGACCATTGCGAGAACCTCTCCCGTGCCCGGACGGATCGAGACCAGAGCCGCCGAGGGGTCTTCCGGTTTGTTCAGCGTATCCGCAATTGCCTTCTCGGCAGCCTGCTGCGTGGTCAGATCGAGCGTCGTTGTGATCGTGAGACCGTCGCGGTACAGCACGTCGTCCCCGTACATCCCCACAAGCTGAGCCGTGACCCACTGCACGAAGTAGGGAGCGTTTGACGCAGCCGACTTGAGGCCGACGGGTTTGACCGGAGTCGCGACAGCGGCGTCGTAGTCCGCTTGGGAGATGTATCCCTGCGACAGCATCTGGGACAGGACGGTGTCGCGCCGCTGTTTTGCGGCCGTGAGGTCAACGTAGGGAGAGTAAGTGCCCGGGGACT from Coriobacteriia bacterium carries:
- a CDS encoding ArgR family transcriptional regulator; this encodes MRKRIERQDAIRRIVRAERVKTQRTLVDMLREQGYVCTQATVSRDITEMSLKKLPEGVYVLAEDLHLQRMVSDLVLDVKQTGNLVLVKASTGTASGVAAALDAAEIDGILGSVAGDDTILVITVGEAEARLLVDTLDKFRGAV
- a CDS encoding argininosuccinate synthase, with protein sequence MAREKVVLAYSGGLDTSVAIQWLKENHDLDVITLVVDVGQERQDLEFVRQKALTIGAVESVCKDVREEYVEEFLAKALRANALYENKYPLLSAMSRPIIVKHLVEEAHKHGARFIAHGCTGKGNDQVRFEVGVAALDPDLGVIAPVRDWELRTRDEEMVYAAERGIPVPTTKDSPYSIDDNLWGRAIECGQLEDPWIEPPADIYTLTSDARADACSEAEYVIISFEEGLPVAIDGKTASFHEIIIAMNDIAGRHGFGRIDMIENRLVGVKSREVYEVPGALTLIQAHKALEDLCLEREVLHYKLGVEQKWAELVYNGLWFSPLKEALDGFIDTTQKLVTGDIRLRFFKGSCVVVGRRSLYSLYDYNLATYDAADSFDHKAARGFIELWGLPTKVWARQRRKVGKEGEV
- the argH gene encoding argininosuccinate lyase, giving the protein MADAKTPWGGRFEKSPAKFLEEFGASLPVDKRMWAEDIRGSIAHARMLAKQGVITEADADAIETGLSAIYREIKAGTFAWVLGDEDVHMAIERVLTERIGPAGARLHTGRSRNDQVATDTRLYAKRAASELAEAVIELRQVLIGVAQDNSTAVMPGYTHLQKAQPVLFAHHMLAYSWMFARDLTRLRHAREAADVLPLGSAALAGTTYPLDREYVAARLGFAEVSANSMDAVSDRDFLLDLCYACSVCQLHLSRLAEEIVLWSTDEFGFVTLSDEFSTGSSIMPQKKNPDFAELVRGKTGRVIGNLTSLMITLKGLPLAYNKDMQEDKEPVFDAIDTVSSSLRVMAGMLSTMRVNEDRMRAASEGGFMAATDVADYLVGKGMPFRQAHEVVGRLVLACERQGRTLQSLTTEEFAAHAPELGPAVLEAVDIDKVVARRITTGGTGHEAVALQFDAARDVLAADKAWLESVTG
- a CDS encoding PBP1A family penicillin-binding protein, which produces MRRNKKAPYGKIALGIGTALIAGLIVVAVIASMAVLTLVQGWLKDLPDYSSQTAFDVTQPTRIYSADGVLLARLYLQDRESVAMSQIATDLADALVAVEDERFYQHVGVDPVGILRAAVTNTNSNASTPQGASTITQQLIRNTILIDERTDITLKRKVREAFLALEIEKKFSKQQVLEMYLNTVYLGEGAYGAQSAARIYFSKNASELTLAESATIAGLAQAPSALDPYTNPKGALARRNIVLEQMLDNKYITQAEYEAAVAVPLVLKRNNEPTEGIYAAPYFVSEVKRQLQQQFPQSVVFGGGLTVYTTLDTRLQGYAEQSAHATLSTPQDPEVALVSIDPQNGYVKALVGGRDYSQSKFNLATQALRQPGSSFKTFVLVTALEQGMPPTFEIDSSSPATFAVTPTEWVVNNSEGGGSGMMSLASATAGSVNTVFARVAMALGIKNVAATAKKMGVTTPIPEYPAIALGAAGVTPLEMASAYGTLATGGIHYAPTMITKVTDRTGATVFEAKPTGNRVVTPEIARATTDLLSGVIDYGTGTRADINRPAAGKTGTSEQSRDVWFVGYTPQLVTSVWVGYPTERTIYVNGTVAYGGSVSAPIWAAYMKLALADQPVLDFPSAGTPAYDASKFNIPVTVGSLTPDMIEYVWSDLPIGTIISQRNVNGKIIVTVSSGPQPTIPSVPTSGTGGSGPTTPTP
- a CDS encoding U32 family peptidase, translating into MTASRTDAPELLAPAGSLEGLRAAVANGANAVYLGVEEFNARRGAENFKLETLSDTCRYAHLHEVKVYLTANVVVLQHELTDILNMVDRAWESGIDAVIVQDLGVLLAINRTMPHVRVHASTQINAHNSMTLGTLASMGVSRATLAREVSIEEIASFARRDDIEVETFVHGALCVCHSGQCLMSSVIGRRSANRGLCAQPCRLPYELLDREGAPIETPGAHLLSPKDLAGIGMLPDLVRAGVAALKIEGRMKSAEYVALVTGTYRAALDRAVADPEGFSVRDGEQAVLEESFSRGFSQAYLVGERGNAMMSYQRPNNRGVPVGRVVSVASGLATIDFGISVDAEDTLEFWTSAGRFAQAAGPLELAGSVVRAVPAGARAALRLEHSAIAGDRVFRVRNASLTQAARRTFAASGDADSMPLSFSVRVVAASPLSVEVRDCRGVVGVAEGPIVEPARTKAVTAEEVAEHIGRLGGTPYWIEAWNLEMSPNVGVGFSALHRVRRDAIEAYESALLAPWRDRRRVHPAVPAVMGGRSRAPRRQPLVFAAVEDSDVAKACLEAGADFVHIPTYALRPHDAELPGMVPLLPRIAHDRECGAILSHVREGGRVVVGNLGLLAEASRRGAATEAHWSLNALNSLSVEQLAGMGASLVWLSPELSGHQIEQIVSASQVPVGIAVYGHHEVMVTEHCVLMAEGDCKRSCGTCSRRRTKHTLRDRKDYEFPIQTDTTGRTHIYNAVPLDLSAALPELLATGVEALRLDLAVESPQEAAQQVRRVRMALGIALAGSVPPRRDDGVATTTGHFFRGAI
- a CDS encoding PBP1A family penicillin-binding protein codes for the protein MTEYRPRRNSGDGRSAGSRKSDARSTPRARSGSTAPRHTSATRRPPTSAPRKKGRRTPKRRGRILRWVLLCAAIAVVLLGGLGGVAYARLDSSLPDPDLTQARGRDQTTTILDRNGVVLAKLYADQNRVDKSLAKMPAALRQAVIATEDQRFYQHSGVDPIGILRALVNDYVLRKPRQGGSTITQQYVKNAFGSTDVSFKRKIMEAMLASKVNKLYSKDQVLELYMNTICFGHGAWGVESAAQLYFGKSVENLTLAESAMLAGVIKSPGTYSPYVDLTAAKQRRDTVLSQMLSQGYISQADYDAAVATPVKPVGLKSAASNAPYFVQWVTAQLVGMYGDDVLYRDGLTITTTLDLTTQQAAEKAIADTLNKPEDPSAALVSIRPGTGEVLAMVGGRDFKTQQFNAAVGKGRQPGSTFKPFVLITALTQGISPEQTYSSAAIDLPVGNEIWSVKGEPGGTGEPLRLRVATEQSVNAVYAQLVIQVTPQKVVQTAEKMGIHTGISPVPAIALGVMDMNPLEMAAAYATLATNGTYAAPYGITEVKDAAGKVLYSAKPQTSQVINPAIAYLTTDILRGVISKGTGTGAQIGRPAAGKTGTTENNADAWFVGYTPQLATAVWMGYVDSQKPMTNVHGKLVTGGSFPATMWAKFMKAALASTPAQDFTQPSGLTKITVCQDTGLAATASCPKTADSLFLAGTQLTSCTLHVAPTTITMPNLVGMTKAQALTALSNLKLAATIFEKSVSGVTAGTVAAQTPAAGSSVTEGAAVTVTIAASPADKAPTAEFSIPVTANVNESVAIDGSLSKDDGTVVEWYWEFDDGTLPSNGTKVTHQWKTTGDHKVTLKVTDNSGQATTITKTIKIQ